Proteins from one Labrenzia sp. CE80 genomic window:
- a CDS encoding DUF6159 family protein, which yields MAVKQQAELGLSVNAQSIGFFGSHKWLALFPIASFVFSLVFIALVAFGVFEIAFSTDLVVKAKAVIEPLIEGDAGSGQENDKMKLLSVAGFVVLFCLHVCISFVFKFFNVALAACVLEIFEGKSTGFLGGVSIATRRLGAVFSWSFISATVGSISSLVERRGFGIATILTMLAGLAWRMATFFVVPIIASKNTGSVSAIKESVHLMRSVWGASVVSRLGLSWLKLVLFGIVVAGLSLVHLISGPQALIDSLAVVTPIGLIAIVFFSCVGTISRAALFYYASKNLVPSQFNGETLRNAIVEKRGKH from the coding sequence ATGGCTGTAAAACAACAGGCTGAGCTCGGGCTGAGCGTTAACGCCCAGTCCATTGGCTTTTTTGGCAGCCACAAGTGGTTGGCTTTGTTCCCAATCGCGAGTTTTGTTTTTTCATTGGTATTTATTGCCTTAGTCGCGTTTGGGGTGTTTGAAATTGCTTTTTCGACTGACCTAGTGGTTAAGGCAAAAGCCGTGATTGAACCGCTCATCGAAGGCGATGCCGGAAGCGGTCAGGAAAATGATAAAATGAAACTGCTCAGCGTCGCAGGATTCGTTGTCCTCTTTTGCTTGCACGTTTGCATTTCGTTTGTATTCAAGTTTTTCAACGTGGCACTGGCCGCCTGCGTTCTCGAAATATTTGAAGGTAAATCGACAGGATTTCTCGGCGGGGTTTCCATAGCTACACGGCGCCTCGGAGCAGTCTTCAGCTGGTCCTTTATATCGGCAACGGTTGGTTCAATTTCCTCATTGGTCGAACGTCGGGGCTTTGGCATTGCGACCATACTGACGATGCTGGCCGGACTTGCATGGCGGATGGCAACCTTCTTCGTTGTTCCAATTATTGCTTCAAAAAACACTGGGTCAGTTTCAGCGATCAAGGAATCCGTTCACTTGATGCGCAGTGTTTGGGGGGCATCGGTTGTTTCGCGGCTTGGTCTTTCCTGGCTCAAACTTGTGCTTTTCGGGATCGTCGTTGCAGGGCTGTCGTTGGTGCATTTGATTTCCGGTCCACAAGCGCTCATAGACTCGCTGGCCGTTGTGACGCCCATTGGACTGATTGCAATAGTGTTTTTCTCTTGCGTGGGAACAATAAGCCGTGCCGCGCTGTTCTACTATGCAAGTAAAAATCTTGTGCCTTCCCAATTCAATGGCGAGACATTGCGCAATGCAATCGTCGAAAAACGCGGAAAGCACTGA
- a CDS encoding alpha/beta hydrolase, which produces MSQKTSFGQLLSAACAALCLALATATTLSGATGVAKAEALAPYKDKLFRYPKVTETLFNGDFTVVEYSKQRDLRDRDKVDEREVFGHYVSYKPRRSQKDYTLQANGRSIRYMGAGKAKGGAKAVVIYIHGQGGNRFQGMNDVSFGGNFNRIKNLMVRNGGAYLSPEFSSFGDKGTQDIAALIQQQKQVSPGAKVVVACGSMGGIICWNLLKNRNYASMLSGIMLLGAPKDPGFLSSGALSRRVPLYMGYGSEDSVYNWETQAKFFKQIRGSASGYPIRFTLFDTGTHGTPIRMTDWRLVLNWMLSR; this is translated from the coding sequence ATGTCTCAAAAGACCAGTTTCGGACAGTTGCTTTCCGCCGCTTGCGCGGCTCTTTGTCTGGCCCTTGCGACCGCTACCACGCTGAGTGGCGCAACAGGCGTGGCAAAGGCCGAAGCGCTCGCGCCTTACAAGGACAAGCTGTTCCGTTATCCGAAGGTGACCGAAACGCTGTTCAACGGCGACTTCACGGTGGTCGAATACTCCAAGCAGAGAGACCTTCGGGACCGGGACAAGGTGGACGAGCGTGAGGTCTTCGGGCACTACGTCTCCTACAAGCCGCGCCGGAGCCAGAAGGACTACACGCTTCAGGCCAATGGTCGCTCGATCCGTTACATGGGCGCCGGCAAGGCCAAGGGCGGCGCCAAGGCAGTCGTGATCTACATTCACGGCCAGGGTGGCAACCGCTTTCAGGGCATGAACGATGTCAGCTTCGGCGGCAACTTCAACCGCATCAAGAACCTGATGGTGCGCAATGGCGGCGCTTATCTGTCGCCCGAGTTTTCCAGCTTTGGCGACAAGGGCACCCAGGACATCGCGGCGCTCATCCAGCAGCAGAAACAGGTTTCGCCCGGTGCGAAGGTTGTCGTGGCCTGCGGCTCCATGGGCGGCATCATCTGCTGGAACCTTCTGAAGAACCGGAACTACGCCTCCATGTTGAGCGGCATCATGCTGCTCGGCGCACCAAAGGATCCCGGCTTTCTTTCCTCTGGCGCCCTGTCCCGCCGCGTACCGCTCTACATGGGCTATGGCAGCGAGGACAGCGTCTACAATTGGGAAACCCAGGCCAAGTTCTTCAAGCAGATCCGCGGGTCTGCATCGGGCTATCCGATCCGCTTCACGCTGTTTGACACAGGCACCCACGGAACCCCGATCCGGATGACCGACTGGCGGCTGGTCTTGAACTGGATGCTCTCGCGCTGA
- a CDS encoding HlyD family efflux transporter periplasmic adaptor subunit: MSWNVFVKSQVASLTLVLFLTGCQENDNGLALGSLERDRIALTATSAQFIVDLPVAEGTLVEAGTVLVRLDDTQQQAEVDRAAAEVSKAAAVLERLRNGAREEELAAARADAAGARAALIETIQTFERAKDLSERGTASKASYDAARASRDAAEASLKSAEEQLRQLVNGARPEDLKAAEADLAAATANLASMEAVLSDLTIIASRTGRLDSLPWNLGERVTVGSPVAVMLADGSPFARVYIPEPYRVKISKGDTLTVRVDGLEDTFEGIVRSISSDPAYTPYYALNQEERARLMYLAEVQLPDSASGLPSGIPAQVVLP; encoded by the coding sequence ATGAGCTGGAATGTCTTTGTAAAGTCCCAAGTCGCGTCTCTGACCTTGGTGCTTTTTCTCACCGGTTGCCAGGAGAACGACAATGGCCTTGCGCTGGGCTCGTTGGAGCGCGACCGGATCGCACTTACAGCGACGTCCGCGCAATTTATCGTCGATTTGCCGGTCGCTGAAGGAACGCTGGTTGAAGCAGGCACGGTGCTGGTGCGCCTCGACGACACCCAGCAACAGGCGGAAGTCGATCGGGCCGCCGCCGAGGTGTCCAAGGCAGCCGCAGTCCTGGAGCGACTGAGGAACGGTGCCCGAGAGGAAGAACTGGCTGCGGCCCGCGCAGATGCTGCCGGGGCACGCGCTGCTCTCATTGAGACCATTCAGACATTCGAGCGGGCTAAGGATCTGAGCGAACGCGGCACGGCCAGCAAGGCTAGCTATGATGCTGCACGCGCCAGCCGGGATGCGGCTGAAGCATCCTTGAAAAGCGCCGAGGAACAACTCCGCCAGCTGGTCAATGGGGCCAGGCCTGAAGATCTGAAAGCAGCCGAAGCAGACCTTGCGGCGGCAACCGCCAATCTCGCCAGCATGGAAGCGGTCTTGAGCGACCTGACGATCATCGCCTCCAGAACAGGGCGCCTCGACAGCCTGCCTTGGAACCTCGGCGAGCGGGTGACTGTGGGAAGCCCTGTGGCGGTCATGCTTGCAGATGGAAGTCCGTTCGCCCGGGTCTATATTCCCGAGCCTTACCGCGTGAAGATCAGCAAGGGAGACACGTTGACGGTTCGCGTGGATGGTCTTGAAGATACCTTCGAAGGCATCGTTCGGTCGATAAGTTCCGATCCTGCCTATACGCCTTATTACGCTCTCAATCAGGAAGAGCGCGCTCGGTTGATGTATCTTGCAGAAGTGCAATTGCCTGACAGCGCGTCTGGTCTGCCCAGCGGTATCCCGGCGCAGGTTGTCCTGCCATGA
- a CDS encoding delta-class carbonic anhydrase, with amino-acid sequence MNKKVLKLATTASFLILGTSVYAASSNHEAVSDDVIAGQRAALAKSTEDAGFGPQAPRDISAHEGSNHRAFQAAPAYTAMNLCNIHFHENAEHKGGEFTTYAGNGDGHGFGTGFKYDGELTEAELAHYDHKVGLSDHGDLEPGDTIEVHYVYTTAKIEPGATLGSCLSEAINNPQLRVEAQVYVIVNDDKALNFVDLAHHEVVDGLHQATNIPSNTGTPVEYAGSTTGPGYNEKGSPFQVTWSVRPEVAKVSISSLDTWLQSNSFDEDHAHGVRNLVVNPDLLSAF; translated from the coding sequence ATGAACAAAAAAGTCTTGAAACTCGCAACCACCGCCTCTTTTTTGATACTCGGCACCAGTGTGTACGCGGCCTCTTCGAACCACGAAGCTGTATCTGATGATGTGATTGCAGGCCAGCGTGCCGCGCTGGCAAAGAGCACCGAAGATGCAGGTTTCGGTCCGCAAGCGCCGCGCGACATCTCAGCTCATGAAGGCAGCAATCATCGCGCATTTCAAGCTGCTCCTGCCTACACGGCAATGAACCTCTGCAATATCCACTTCCATGAAAATGCTGAGCATAAAGGTGGTGAATTCACTACCTATGCAGGCAACGGCGATGGCCACGGCTTCGGCACTGGCTTTAAGTACGATGGTGAGCTGACAGAAGCCGAACTGGCACATTATGATCATAAGGTTGGTCTGAGTGATCATGGTGATCTTGAGCCCGGCGATACGATCGAAGTTCACTATGTCTACACGACAGCGAAGATTGAACCGGGTGCGACATTGGGCTCCTGCCTGAGCGAAGCCATCAATAATCCTCAGCTCCGCGTCGAAGCTCAGGTCTATGTCATCGTCAATGATGATAAGGCTTTGAACTTTGTCGACTTGGCACACCACGAAGTCGTAGATGGCCTGCATCAGGCGACCAATATTCCGTCGAACACCGGGACACCAGTTGAGTACGCGGGTTCGACAACAGGTCCTGGCTACAATGAAAAGGGCTCACCCTTTCAGGTTACCTGGAGCGTTCGCCCCGAAGTCGCAAAGGTTTCCATCAGCTCGCTTGATACCTGGCTGCAGAGCAACAGCTTTGATGAAGATCACGCACATGGCGTTCGCAACCTCGTTGTGAACCCGGATTTGCTGTCTGCGTTTTAA
- a CDS encoding ParA family protein, with the protein MPVISFANAKGGAGKTTAALLLATEVADRGKSVTIFDADPQKWISHWADLPGRPAKIDVVSQITPASITEQILDASEKADYVIVDLEGTENLVVANALSVSDLVVVPIQGSSMDARGGAKILTLIAKLEKIVKHDIRHCVALTRTNAAVTTRALKAVQEFLAVKGIDVLMTPIVERAAYRDLFEFGGGLKSQDPKTITNLDKARENAAMFAAEILERAEVQPRRKWYQVFQKAS; encoded by the coding sequence ATGCCAGTGATTTCCTTCGCGAACGCAAAAGGTGGAGCGGGCAAGACCACCGCAGCTCTTTTGCTGGCAACGGAAGTTGCCGATCGTGGGAAAAGCGTGACCATCTTCGATGCCGATCCGCAGAAGTGGATTTCGCATTGGGCAGACCTGCCGGGCCGTCCTGCCAAAATCGATGTGGTCAGCCAGATCACGCCGGCCTCGATCACCGAGCAAATCTTGGATGCCAGCGAGAAAGCCGACTACGTCATCGTCGATCTGGAGGGCACGGAGAACCTGGTGGTTGCCAACGCTCTGTCCGTCTCCGATCTGGTCGTGGTGCCGATCCAGGGGTCCAGCATGGATGCCAGGGGCGGCGCCAAGATCCTGACGTTGATCGCCAAGCTGGAAAAGATCGTCAAGCATGACATCCGCCACTGCGTGGCGCTGACCCGCACCAACGCAGCGGTCACCACACGGGCGCTCAAGGCGGTTCAGGAGTTCCTGGCGGTCAAGGGCATCGATGTGCTGATGACCCCGATCGTGGAACGGGCGGCCTATCGCGACCTGTTCGAATTTGGCGGCGGCTTGAAGTCTCAGGACCCCAAGACCATCACCAATTTGGACAAGGCGCGGGAAAACGCCGCGATGTTTGCAGCCGAAATCCTGGAGCGCGCCGAAGTTCAGCCGCGCCGCAAGTGGTATCAGGTCTTCCAGAAGGCGTCCTGA
- a CDS encoding DUF3141 domain-containing protein has product MKDIFDALQAGQNELLQRLTDATAWSPSDRMTAYQAQFSEISATSEMMLRGLSKHLENISATHGARTQQNLSKMTEVTQTLNDKPEAGGLVDAWQTYLTDSAQRMILTLDTLRRRGDNFIEHEEAGCPPVLIYDYEVTVDGKDLPRPCNYMLLKILPPEGVELKPWKRPYIIIDPRAGHGAGIGGFKPDSQVGVALHDGHPVYFVSFRRMPEKGQTLADVTRAEAAFVRKVMELHPDAAHPIITGNCQGGWATLLLAAMNPDLTGPILLNGAPVQTWAGRVGENPMRYNGGILGGTTNAMLYSDLGHGVFDGADIVQNFEMLNPSRNFFGKYFDLYAKADTEPERFLDFERWWGGYFLLNEAEMRWIVEQLFVGNRLSKNEADLETGRHVDLKDIRSPIIVFASHGDNITPPQQALNWIIDTYTDEREIAIRGQRIVYMVHEQVGHLGIFVSSKIARKEHTEVTSTLKTIEALAPGLYEMKIDDFEGPLAERKFTVSFHERKMEDIAELDDGRADEVPFAAVARHSEHQAEIYDVAVRPFVQAFVTEQSADFRRRTHPLRLQRALFSSQNPIVAPLADLAERTRATRQPAEEDNPFVQAERIGAELFEQSLDMYRDLRDTAYEMSFYSLWGTPYARWFGRTHQPGRTLKDKDELKTLPAVRLALRHIEQGGFCEAVIRMLILLADSRGSVRRDRLERSARVLTKDEPFKSLTADERSLILHEQNLVIEFSPEDAINTLQKLLKTEEERRLAAEVVQYVPGAIDEMAPHTLDMLQRFREVLDLPPLTEDITEDPLAVKGLIDASPDDDEREFSDKPAKPKAATARRRTSTKRPAARKKTAAGE; this is encoded by the coding sequence ATGAAAGACATCTTCGACGCCCTGCAAGCAGGCCAGAACGAGCTTCTGCAACGGCTTACCGATGCAACGGCCTGGTCGCCCAGTGACCGGATGACCGCTTATCAGGCGCAGTTCTCTGAGATATCGGCCACAAGCGAGATGATGCTTCGTGGCTTGTCCAAGCACCTTGAAAACATTTCCGCGACCCATGGCGCGCGCACCCAGCAGAACCTCTCCAAAATGACAGAGGTCACGCAGACCCTCAACGACAAGCCAGAAGCCGGCGGGCTGGTGGATGCCTGGCAGACTTATCTCACCGACAGCGCCCAGCGCATGATCCTGACCCTCGACACCCTACGGCGGCGCGGAGACAACTTCATCGAACATGAAGAGGCCGGTTGCCCGCCGGTTCTCATCTACGATTATGAAGTGACCGTCGACGGCAAGGACCTGCCGCGTCCCTGCAACTACATGCTGCTGAAGATCCTTCCACCGGAAGGCGTCGAGCTCAAGCCCTGGAAGCGGCCCTATATCATCATCGACCCGCGGGCAGGTCACGGCGCGGGGATCGGCGGGTTCAAGCCGGACAGCCAGGTCGGCGTCGCCCTGCATGACGGCCATCCGGTCTATTTCGTCAGCTTCCGCCGGATGCCGGAAAAAGGCCAGACGCTGGCCGATGTCACTCGGGCAGAAGCAGCCTTCGTGCGCAAGGTCATGGAACTGCACCCGGACGCAGCCCATCCGATCATCACCGGCAATTGCCAGGGGGGGTGGGCGACCTTGCTGCTGGCGGCCATGAACCCGGACCTCACCGGTCCGATCCTGCTCAACGGTGCTCCGGTCCAGACCTGGGCGGGCCGCGTTGGCGAGAACCCGATGCGCTACAATGGCGGCATTCTGGGCGGTACGACCAACGCGATGCTCTACTCCGACCTCGGCCACGGGGTCTTCGATGGCGCGGACATCGTGCAGAACTTCGAAATGCTGAACCCGTCGCGGAACTTCTTCGGCAAGTATTTCGACCTCTACGCCAAGGCGGACACGGAACCGGAGCGCTTCCTGGATTTCGAACGCTGGTGGGGCGGATATTTCCTGCTCAATGAAGCGGAAATGCGCTGGATCGTCGAACAATTGTTCGTCGGCAACCGGCTTTCCAAGAACGAGGCAGACCTGGAAACCGGGCGCCATGTGGACCTCAAGGACATCCGTTCGCCGATCATCGTCTTCGCCAGCCACGGCGACAACATCACCCCGCCGCAACAGGCGCTGAACTGGATCATCGATACCTATACGGACGAGCGCGAAATCGCGATCCGCGGTCAGCGCATTGTCTATATGGTGCACGAACAGGTCGGCCACCTGGGCATCTTCGTATCCTCAAAGATCGCCCGCAAGGAGCATACGGAAGTCACCTCAACGCTAAAGACAATCGAGGCGCTGGCGCCTGGTCTTTACGAGATGAAGATCGATGACTTCGAGGGCCCGCTGGCCGAGCGAAAGTTCACGGTCAGCTTCCACGAGCGCAAGATGGAAGACATCGCCGAGCTGGACGATGGCCGTGCCGATGAGGTGCCCTTCGCAGCGGTTGCGCGCCACTCGGAACATCAGGCGGAGATCTATGATGTTGCCGTGCGCCCCTTCGTTCAGGCCTTCGTCACCGAACAGAGCGCCGACTTCCGGCGCCGGACACATCCCTTGCGACTGCAACGCGCCTTGTTCTCCAGCCAGAACCCGATTGTGGCCCCGCTCGCCGATCTTGCCGAACGAACACGTGCCACGCGCCAGCCGGCGGAAGAGGACAATCCCTTCGTGCAGGCGGAGCGCATCGGCGCGGAGTTGTTCGAACAGTCTCTCGACATGTACCGGGACCTTCGCGACACGGCCTATGAGATGAGCTTTTACAGCCTTTGGGGAACACCCTATGCACGCTGGTTCGGCCGCACGCACCAGCCGGGCAGAACCTTGAAGGACAAGGACGAACTCAAGACGTTGCCGGCGGTTCGTCTGGCGCTCCGCCATATCGAACAGGGCGGCTTCTGCGAAGCGGTGATCCGCATGCTGATCCTTCTGGCGGACTCGCGCGGCAGCGTCCGCCGCGACCGCCTTGAGCGCTCGGCCAGGGTTCTGACAAAGGACGAACCGTTCAAGTCGCTGACTGCCGACGAGCGCTCGCTGATCCTTCACGAACAGAACCTGGTGATCGAGTTCTCACCGGAAGACGCAATCAACACCTTGCAAAAGTTGCTCAAGACCGAGGAAGAACGGAGGCTGGCGGCCGAGGTGGTACAATATGTGCCCGGAGCCATCGATGAAATGGCCCCGCATACGCTGGACATGCTGCAAAGGTTCCGCGAGGTTCTCGACCTGCCGCCCCTGACCGAAGACATCACCGAAGATCCTCTGGCCGTCAAAGGCCTGATTGATGCTTCACCTGACGACGATGAGCGAGAGTTCTCCGACAAGCCAGCCAAGCCGAAAGCGGCGACCGCGCGGCGCAGGACCAGCACCAAACGCCCAGCTGCTCGGAAAAAGACGGCTGCAGGCGAATAA
- a CDS encoding isoprenylcysteine carboxylmethyltransferase family protein encodes MPDYLIGFIALAIVLRLGALAISMRNEKRLKQDGAVEYCARTSAILALTHIVFYLAAIFEGLWRGAPLSGVAVFGMALYGLAMCALVWVIVVLGRFWTVKVIVARDHALVTNRVFNLIRHPNYFLNILPELIGFALALQAYVTLLVGLPIYLYILFLRIRQEEKVMRDKFPTY; translated from the coding sequence ATGCCCGACTACTTGATTGGCTTCATTGCGTTGGCCATTGTCTTGCGCCTTGGCGCGCTGGCAATCTCCATGCGCAACGAGAAGCGTTTGAAGCAGGATGGCGCGGTGGAATATTGCGCGCGGACATCCGCGATCCTGGCTCTGACGCATATTGTCTTTTACCTGGCCGCCATCTTCGAAGGCCTTTGGCGCGGGGCGCCTCTGTCGGGCGTTGCCGTCTTTGGAATGGCGCTCTACGGCCTTGCCATGTGCGCCCTGGTTTGGGTGATCGTGGTGCTCGGCCGGTTCTGGACGGTCAAGGTGATTGTCGCCAGGGACCACGCACTGGTGACGAACCGGGTTTTCAACCTGATCCGCCATCCCAACTATTTCCTCAACATCCTCCCCGAGCTGATCGGCTTTGCCCTCGCGCTCCAGGCCTATGTCACCCTGCTCGTGGGATTGCCGATCTATCTCTACATTCTCTTCCTTCGCATTCGTCAGGAGGAAAAGGTGATGCGGGACAAGTTCCCGACGTACTAA
- a CDS encoding DUF2585 family protein: MRARDVSGSTPHATDRYGPSHVMRGFIFYGILSLVLRSRSDRCSIPSTPSRSGRQAEIPERSPEPTVRKQCFTPSTSGPASTRCSRRRERFQGNLRFDDQRI; this comes from the coding sequence ATCCGAGCCCGCGATGTTTCGGGCTCGACCCCGCATGCGACCGACAGGTATGGGCCATCGCATGTTATGCGTGGCTTCATTTTCTATGGAATTCTTTCGCTGGTGCTCCGGTCGCGATCTGATCGCTGCTCAATCCCGTCGACGCCATCAAGGTCGGGCAGGCAGGCTGAGATCCCGGAGCGTTCACCAGAGCCGACCGTCAGGAAACAGTGTTTCACTCCGTCAACGTCTGGCCCAGCGTCGACGCGCTGCAGCCGTCGCCGGGAACGCTTCCAAGGTAACCTTCGCTTTGACGATCAGCGGATCTAA
- the fabI gene encoding enoyl-ACP reductase FabI, giving the protein MFDLTGQKALVVGVANDQSIAWGCAKALKAQGAELAITYLNAKAEPHVRPLAESLGAEIIAPLDVRSEADTDALFGQITKRWGKLDTLVHSIAFSLKDDLHGRVVDCSAEGFGLAMDISVHSFLRLIRRAEPLMPNGGTCMTVSFMGAQRVVENYNIMGPVKAALEAATRYAAAELGPEGISVHALSPGPLQTRAASGIDAFDSLLNDAAERAPTHHLATIEDVGAYAAFLASREAANVTGGIHPIDGGYSIIG; this is encoded by the coding sequence ATGTTCGATCTGACCGGCCAGAAAGCCCTTGTTGTGGGCGTGGCCAATGACCAATCCATCGCCTGGGGCTGCGCCAAAGCGCTGAAGGCACAGGGTGCCGAGCTGGCCATCACCTATCTCAACGCCAAGGCTGAACCCCATGTGCGCCCGCTGGCGGAAAGCCTGGGCGCCGAGATCATTGCTCCCCTGGATGTGCGCAGTGAGGCAGACACCGACGCGCTTTTTGGTCAGATCACGAAGCGTTGGGGCAAGCTCGATACGCTGGTGCATTCCATCGCCTTCTCGCTGAAGGACGATCTGCATGGCCGGGTGGTCGACTGCTCAGCCGAGGGCTTCGGCCTTGCCATGGACATTTCAGTGCATTCGTTCCTGCGGCTGATCCGGCGCGCCGAGCCCCTGATGCCGAATGGCGGCACCTGCATGACCGTCTCCTTCATGGGCGCGCAAAGGGTTGTCGAGAATTACAACATCATGGGCCCGGTCAAAGCCGCTCTTGAAGCTGCTACGCGCTATGCGGCGGCGGAACTGGGACCCGAGGGTATTTCCGTGCATGCGCTGTCGCCCGGACCGCTTCAGACCCGCGCGGCCTCGGGCATCGATGCGTTTGACAGCCTTTTGAATGACGCGGCCGAGCGCGCGCCCACGCATCACCTCGCCACCATAGAGGACGTCGGCGCCTATGCCGCGTTCCTTGCCAGCCGTGAGGCAGCAAATGTCACCGGCGGGATTCATCCCATCGACGGCGGTTACAGCATCATCGGATAA
- a CDS encoding ABC transporter ATP-binding protein: MTMAEAKTESNTDGRTGDVPVAAVRTRGLTRTFGDLVAVNNLDLEITPGTIHGFLGPNGCGKTTAIRMLTGLLTPSSGSAEVLGLALPENAEKLKYRIGYMTQTFSLYRDLTVRENLAFVAKIFGLGFPEQKKRIDELLSLYNLDTLSAKRAGKMSGGQRQRLALAAAVLHKPDLLILDEPTSAVDPESRREFWEQLFDLSDLGTSIIVTTHFMDEAERCHEISILEAGEKRASGAPNDLMNSLGANVLEVEGRDLRPLRKALTDRSEVISAAQIGARLRVLVREQVGDPELWMKSLPETQDIGSIRKVRPNLEDVFVANTGSGRQ, from the coding sequence ATGACAATGGCCGAGGCCAAGACCGAATCCAATACCGACGGCAGGACTGGCGATGTTCCCGTCGCTGCCGTGCGTACCCGCGGTCTGACTCGGACGTTCGGCGATCTGGTTGCGGTAAACAACCTGGATCTTGAGATAACTCCCGGAACGATCCATGGCTTTCTGGGCCCCAACGGCTGTGGCAAGACCACGGCGATCCGCATGCTGACGGGTCTGCTGACGCCTTCTTCCGGCTCCGCCGAGGTTCTGGGTCTGGCGCTGCCGGAAAATGCAGAGAAGCTGAAATACCGTATTGGCTACATGACCCAGACTTTCTCGCTCTACCGCGATCTGACGGTCCGCGAGAATCTGGCATTTGTCGCGAAGATCTTTGGTCTGGGGTTCCCTGAGCAGAAGAAGCGTATCGACGAGTTGCTGTCGCTGTACAATCTCGACACGTTGTCTGCCAAGCGCGCCGGCAAGATGAGCGGAGGCCAGCGTCAGCGGCTGGCTTTGGCCGCAGCCGTACTGCACAAGCCAGACCTGTTGATTTTGGACGAACCGACGTCAGCGGTCGATCCCGAATCCCGCCGTGAATTCTGGGAGCAGCTGTTCGATCTGTCAGATCTGGGAACAAGCATCATCGTCACGACTCACTTTATGGATGAAGCCGAGCGTTGCCACGAGATATCGATCCTCGAGGCGGGCGAAAAACGCGCCAGCGGTGCGCCAAATGACTTGATGAATTCCCTCGGAGCCAATGTGCTGGAGGTGGAGGGGAGGGATCTTCGCCCGTTGCGCAAGGCTTTGACAGATCGGTCCGAGGTGATTTCCGCTGCTCAGATCGGCGCCCGCCTAAGAGTCTTGGTGCGCGAACAGGTCGGTGATCCGGAGCTCTGGATGAAGAGTTTACCGGAAACGCAGGATATCGGGTCAATCCGCAAGGTGCGACCCAATCTTGAAGATGTGTTTGTGGCCAACACCGGGAGCGGCCGGCAATGA
- a CDS encoding ABC transporter permease, translated as MKSLNRISAILFKELMQLRRDRMTFGMVIMIPLIQLMLFGYAINTNVRDIPVALVDQSQTGLSRVLVQTVRATQVVKFTQRFDTVEEAQAAITGSHVRAALIIPRDLSQRLARSSSVGLGTPPSTDMETSRPIAQWIVDGSDTIIAGAIKGLRSMPLTELAGKAPNRSTPTFEVALFFNPEQRTVVNIVPGLVGVILTMTMIMFTSAAIVRESERGNMEMLINTPVQPLELMLGKIIPYVFIGLLQTAIILGLGYMLFNVPFNGSLWALLGGTLLFIAASLSLGLVFSTIATNQLQAMQMTIFVLLPSILLSGFMFPYEGMPAAAQYIAELLPATHFMRMIRGIVLREATLVDLRFDALWLAGFFVLGLITASMRFKKRLD; from the coding sequence ATGAAATCGCTCAACCGGATATCCGCAATTCTCTTCAAGGAGCTGATGCAGCTGCGCCGTGACCGGATGACTTTCGGCATGGTGATCATGATACCACTGATCCAGTTGATGCTGTTTGGCTATGCGATCAACACCAATGTCCGCGACATTCCAGTCGCGCTGGTGGATCAGAGTCAAACCGGTCTGAGCAGGGTGCTGGTTCAAACCGTGCGCGCCACCCAAGTGGTGAAATTCACCCAGCGTTTCGACACGGTTGAAGAAGCGCAGGCTGCCATCACGGGATCCCATGTGCGCGCGGCGTTGATTATTCCGCGCGATCTCAGCCAGCGTCTCGCGCGCTCCTCCAGTGTGGGTCTGGGCACGCCACCCTCAACGGATATGGAGACCAGCCGTCCGATCGCGCAGTGGATCGTCGACGGGTCGGATACCATCATTGCAGGTGCCATCAAGGGACTGCGGTCAATGCCGCTGACCGAACTGGCCGGCAAGGCGCCCAACCGCAGCACACCGACTTTCGAGGTTGCTTTGTTCTTCAACCCCGAGCAGCGCACTGTGGTAAATATCGTGCCGGGGCTGGTCGGCGTGATCCTGACGATGACCATGATCATGTTTACTTCCGCCGCCATCGTCCGCGAGAGCGAGCGCGGCAACATGGAGATGCTGATCAACACACCCGTCCAACCCCTGGAGCTGATGCTCGGGAAAATTATCCCTTACGTGTTTATCGGGTTGTTGCAGACCGCGATCATCCTGGGACTTGGCTATATGCTCTTCAATGTGCCGTTCAACGGAAGTCTTTGGGCATTGCTCGGCGGGACGCTCTTGTTCATCGCGGCCAGCCTGTCGCTCGGTCTGGTTTTCTCGACCATAGCGACCAACCAGTTACAGGCCATGCAGATGACAATCTTCGTTCTGCTGCCGTCAATCCTTCTATCCGGCTTCATGTTTCCCTATGAGGGCATGCCGGCCGCCGCGCAATATATCGCGGAACTGCTGCCTGCGACCCATTTCATGCGCATGATCCGCGGTATCGTTCTACGCGAGGCGACACTCGTCGATCTCAGATTCGATGCACTGTGGCTCGCCGGGTTTTTCGTTTTAGGTCTCATCACGGCATCAATGAGGTTCAAGAAACGGCTGGACTAG